From Nitrospirae bacterium CG2_30_53_67, a single genomic window includes:
- a CDS encoding ATPase: MIPRTIQKNIENHLFKKKVVIIYGPRQVGKTTLIKEIQKKYPEKSTYLNCDEPDIRQALTQVTSTEIKEFIGRNRLIFVDEAQRVKNIGITLKIMVDQLPDVQVLATGSSSFDLSNEISEPLTGRKYEFHLYPFSLEEISAIYSDIEIQRILERRMLLGMYPEIVQAKTEAEGKLRSLTHSYLYKDALQYQKIKHSEVLERLLQALALQIGQEVSYTELAGIVGIDKKTVVSYIEVLEKAFIIFRLGPFSRNLRNELKKLRKIYFFDTGVRNALINNFNPLNLRGDIGNLWENFMISERIKFNQNHGIAKNIYFWRTHGQQEIDYLEEAQGKLHGFEFKWNQKNYRAPRVFLEAYAGSNVKVINNKTYRSFISERGL, from the coding sequence ATTATTCCTCGGACAATCCAAAAAAATATTGAAAATCATCTATTTAAGAAGAAGGTGGTCATTATCTACGGTCCGAGACAGGTGGGCAAGACGACTCTGATCAAAGAGATACAGAAGAAATACCCTGAAAAATCAACCTACCTGAACTGTGATGAGCCGGATATACGCCAGGCCTTGACACAAGTTACGTCCACGGAAATCAAGGAGTTCATCGGCAGGAACAGGCTCATTTTTGTTGATGAGGCGCAGAGGGTGAAAAATATCGGCATCACTCTGAAAATCATGGTGGATCAACTTCCGGACGTACAGGTCTTGGCCACGGGCTCTTCATCTTTTGATTTGTCGAACGAGATCTCCGAACCCCTGACAGGGAGAAAGTATGAATTTCACCTCTATCCCTTTTCCCTCGAAGAGATCTCCGCCATCTATTCGGATATTGAAATTCAGAGAATCCTTGAAAGAAGAATGCTCCTCGGGATGTATCCGGAGATTGTTCAGGCCAAGACCGAGGCGGAAGGAAAATTAAGGAGTCTCACCCATAGCTATCTTTATAAAGATGCCCTTCAGTACCAGAAGATCAAACACTCTGAAGTTTTAGAGAGGCTGCTGCAGGCCCTGGCCCTGCAAATCGGTCAGGAGGTCTCCTACACCGAGCTGGCCGGGATTGTCGGAATAGATAAGAAGACCGTAGTAAGTTATATTGAAGTTCTGGAAAAGGCCTTTATTATTTTTCGTCTTGGGCCTTTCAGCCGAAACCTGAGAAATGAATTAAAGAAGCTCAGAAAGATCTATTTCTTTGATACCGGCGTCAGAAATGCCCTGATCAACAATTTCAACCCCCTGAATCTACGCGGGGACATCGGAAACCTGTGGGAAAATTTTATGATCAGTGAGAGGATCAAGTTTAACCAGAACCATGGGATCGCCAAGAATATCTATTTCTGGAGGACTCACGGACAGCAAGAGATCGATTATCTGGAAGAAGCCCAAGGGAAACTTCACGGCTTTGAATTTAAATGGAACCAGAAAAACTATCGGGCGCCCCGCGTGTTCCTGGAGGCCTATGCCGGAAGTAATGTGAAGGTTATCAACAATAAGACGTATAGGAGTTTTATCAGCGAGCGCGGTTTGTGA
- a CDS encoding iron-sulfur cluster-binding protein → MKPKVAVLKTRPETVLEDYKRLLRLAEYETFLPKDKDTALKINISWEVYFPACSTPPWQLEGVIRTLLLDGYSRELMHACHNRTVVVSAKKGEINNKHKPIVEKYGLRNIHLYEGEEWIRYEPKGKLLVLDKIFPDGIKIPKRFIGENIIHLPTMKTHVFTTMTGAMKNAFGGLLNEKRHWTHSVIHETLVDLLMIQKEIHTGIFAVMDGTLAGDGPGPRCMVPLEKNYILAGADQVAIDAIAAKMMGFDPLSLKFIRLAHERGLGVGDPAEIEVVGEDISGVNFHFHGHENTLASRGQKLIYHGWLKPLEKLMLRTFLVPWSYAASRLYHDLYWYPLIGKKRIGEIRKTRWGKLFEKYE, encoded by the coding sequence ATGAAACCAAAAGTTGCTGTCCTTAAGACGAGGCCGGAGACCGTACTGGAAGATTATAAGAGGCTCTTGCGCCTTGCGGAATATGAAACGTTCCTGCCCAAGGACAAGGACACCGCGCTCAAAATCAATATCTCCTGGGAGGTCTATTTCCCGGCGTGCTCCACGCCGCCCTGGCAATTGGAGGGCGTGATCCGGACCTTGCTTCTGGACGGCTACTCCCGGGAGCTCATGCATGCCTGCCACAACCGGACCGTGGTGGTCTCGGCCAAGAAGGGGGAAATCAACAACAAGCACAAGCCGATCGTGGAGAAGTACGGGCTGCGGAACATCCATCTCTACGAAGGAGAAGAGTGGATACGCTACGAGCCCAAAGGAAAACTGCTGGTCCTCGACAAGATCTTTCCGGATGGAATCAAGATTCCCAAGCGGTTTATCGGCGAGAACATCATCCATCTTCCCACCATGAAGACCCATGTCTTCACCACCATGACCGGAGCCATGAAGAACGCCTTCGGCGGGCTCTTGAACGAAAAACGGCATTGGACCCACAGTGTGATCCATGAAACCCTGGTGGATCTTCTCATGATCCAGAAGGAGATCCACACCGGGATCTTCGCTGTCATGGATGGGACCCTTGCCGGGGACGGGCCCGGGCCGAGGTGCATGGTCCCTCTGGAAAAAAATTACATCCTTGCCGGCGCGGACCAAGTGGCCATCGACGCCATTGCCGCAAAGATGATGGGATTTGATCCCCTCTCCCTGAAATTCATCCGACTGGCCCACGAACGGGGGCTCGGCGTCGGCGACCCCGCAGAGATTGAAGTGGTGGGCGAGGATATCTCCGGCGTGAACTTTCACTTTCACGGCCATGAGAACACGCTGGCCAGCCGGGGGCAAAAATTGATCTACCACGGGTGGCTGAAACCCCTGGAAAAGCTCATGCTGCGAACCTTCCTGGTCCCATGGTCCTACGCCGCGTCCCGGCTTTATCATGACCTCTACTGGTATCCTTTGATAGGGAAGAAGAGAATCGGAGAGATCCGAAAGACACGCTGGGGGAAGCTTTTTGAGAAGTATGAGTAA